A region from the Pseudomonas cucumis genome encodes:
- the ggt gene encoding gamma-glutamyltransferase: MKFEPFTQSLVATALALSCLTAHAASVAPVAAENGMVVTAQHLASHVGVDVLKNGGNAVDAAVAVGYALAVVYPAAGNLGGGGFMTIQLADGRKTFLDFREKAPLAATPDMYLDKAGNVIPDLSTRGHLAVGVPGTVSGMELALKKYGTKPRKEVIAPAIKLAEDGFVLEQGDVDLLEYATDVFKKDMRDSGSIFLSNGEPMQVGQKLVQKDLSKTLREISEKGADGFYKGWVADAIVTSSQANKGIITQADLDKYQTRELAPIECDYRGYHVVSAPPPSSGGVVICEIMNILDGYPMKELGFRSAQAMHYQIEAMRHAYVDRNSYLGDPDFVKNPIAHLLDKNYATKIREVIDPQRAGVSREIKPGVAPHEGSNTTHYSIVDKWGNAVSVTYTLNDWFGAGVMASKTGVILNDEMDDFTSKIGVPNMYGLVQGEANAIAPGKAPLSSMSPTIVTKDGKVVMVVGTPGGSRIITATLLTILNVIDYGMNIQEAVDAPRFHQQWLPEETNLENFATSPDTKKMLESWGHKFAGPQDPNHIAAILVGAPSLEGKPVGKNRFYGANDPRRNTGLSLGY; the protein is encoded by the coding sequence ATGAAGTTCGAACCTTTTACCCAATCGCTCGTGGCAACCGCATTGGCGCTGAGTTGCCTGACGGCCCACGCGGCCTCCGTCGCCCCGGTCGCAGCCGAAAACGGCATGGTTGTCACCGCCCAGCATCTGGCCAGCCACGTCGGCGTCGATGTGCTCAAGAATGGCGGCAACGCCGTCGATGCCGCCGTTGCGGTGGGTTATGCGCTGGCGGTGGTGTACCCCGCGGCGGGCAACCTGGGCGGTGGTGGTTTCATGACGATTCAATTGGCGGACGGGCGCAAGACCTTCCTCGACTTCCGTGAAAAAGCCCCGCTGGCCGCGACCCCCGACATGTACCTCGATAAAGCGGGCAACGTCATCCCGGACCTGAGCACCCGCGGCCACCTTGCCGTTGGCGTGCCGGGCACCGTTTCGGGCATGGAACTGGCCCTGAAGAAATACGGTACCAAACCCCGCAAGGAAGTGATCGCCCCGGCGATCAAGCTTGCCGAAGACGGTTTTGTGCTGGAGCAGGGCGATGTCGACTTGCTGGAGTACGCCACCGACGTCTTCAAGAAAGACATGCGCGACTCGGGCTCGATCTTCCTGAGCAATGGCGAGCCGATGCAGGTGGGCCAGAAACTCGTACAAAAAGACTTGAGCAAAACCCTGCGGGAAATTTCCGAGAAGGGTGCTGACGGTTTCTATAAAGGCTGGGTGGCCGACGCCATCGTCACCTCCAGTCAGGCCAACAAGGGCATCATCACCCAGGCCGACCTCGACAAATACCAGACCCGCGAACTGGCGCCGATCGAATGCGATTACCGCGGCTATCACGTGGTCTCGGCACCACCACCAAGCTCCGGTGGCGTGGTGATCTGCGAGATCATGAACATCCTCGACGGCTACCCGATGAAAGAGCTGGGCTTCCGCTCGGCTCAGGCGATGCACTACCAGATCGAAGCGATGCGCCACGCGTATGTGGACCGCAACAGCTACCTCGGCGACCCGGACTTCGTGAAAAATCCGATCGCCCATTTGCTGGATAAAAACTACGCGACCAAAATCCGCGAAGTCATCGACCCGCAGAGGGCTGGCGTATCCCGCGAGATCAAACCCGGCGTAGCGCCCCATGAAGGCAGCAACACCACCCATTACTCGATCGTCGACAAATGGGGCAACGCGGTGTCGGTGACCTACACCCTCAACGACTGGTTCGGCGCTGGCGTCATGGCGAGCAAAACCGGGGTCATCCTCAACGATGAAATGGACGACTTCACCTCGAAAATCGGCGTGCCGAACATGTACGGCCTGGTGCAGGGCGAAGCCAACGCCATCGCCCCCGGCAAAGCGCCGCTGTCGTCCATGAGCCCGACCATCGTCACCAAGGACGGCAAAGTCGTCATGGTCGTCGGCACTCCCGGTGGCAGCCGCATCATCACCGCGACCCTGCTGACCATCCTCAACGTGATCGACTACGGCATGAACATCCAGGAAGCAGTAGATGCGCCGCGTTTCCACCAACAGTGGTTGCCGGAAGAAACCAACCTGGAAAACTTCGCCACCAGCCCGGACACGAAGAAGATGCTCGAAAGCTGGGGGCACAAATTTGCCGGGCCGCAGGACCCTAACCATATCGCAGCTATTCTGGTAGGTGCGCCTTCGCTGGAAGGCAAGCCAGTGGGCAAGAACCGCTTCTATGGAGCGAACGATCCACGGCGTAATACCGGGTTGTCACTCGGTTACTGA
- a CDS encoding methylated-DNA--[protein]-cysteine S-methyltransferase, with protein MSYTFTTLASPVGELKLVAKGARLAAILWENDKPGRVRLGPMTEAADNPILVRTVQQLQEYFAGTRNRFELELDFAGTEFQQKVWQALLTIPFGETRSYSEIARQIGNPSAVRAVGAANGKNPISIVAPCHRVIGASGKLTGFAGGLEAKERLLTLEGYECHGAGRINDLFI; from the coding sequence ATGTCCTACACCTTCACCACCCTGGCGTCTCCGGTCGGCGAATTGAAATTGGTGGCGAAAGGCGCACGACTGGCGGCCATCCTCTGGGAAAACGACAAACCGGGCCGGGTAAGGCTGGGGCCGATGACGGAAGCAGCGGACAACCCGATCCTGGTGCGCACCGTACAGCAGCTGCAGGAATACTTCGCCGGCACGCGTAACCGTTTCGAACTGGAACTGGATTTTGCCGGGACGGAATTTCAGCAGAAGGTGTGGCAGGCGCTACTGACCATTCCGTTTGGCGAGACGCGCAGCTACAGCGAGATTGCCCGGCAGATCGGCAATCCCAGTGCGGTTCGTGCGGTGGGGGCGGCTAATGGCAAGAATCCGATTTCGATAGTCGCGCCGTGTCATCGGGTGATCGGTGCGTCGGGGAAACTGACGGGGTTTGCCGGTGGGCTTGAGGCTAAGGAACGGCTACTGACACTGGAAGGGTACGAGTGCCACGGGGCTGGCAGGATAAATGATTTGTTTATCTGA
- a CDS encoding NUDIX domain-containing protein, giving the protein MSNTAERVNIIESQVLSHDWYLLKKITFDYLRNNGDWQRQTREVYDRGNGAAILLFNREKRTVVLTRQFRLPVFVNGHDGLLIEVAAGLLEGAAPEERIRAEAEEETGYRVHHVQKVFEAYMSPGSVTEKLHFFIAEYDASSKVSDGGGLEEETEELEVLEWKFDEALAAFYRGEICDAKTIMLLQYAAMKDVFGAV; this is encoded by the coding sequence ATGTCGAACACAGCCGAGCGGGTCAACATCATCGAGTCCCAGGTGCTGTCCCACGACTGGTATCTGCTGAAGAAAATCACCTTCGATTACTTGCGCAACAACGGCGACTGGCAGCGTCAGACTCGTGAGGTCTATGACCGCGGCAATGGTGCTGCGATCCTGCTGTTCAACCGCGAGAAGAGAACCGTCGTGCTGACCCGCCAGTTCCGGTTACCGGTGTTCGTCAACGGCCATGACGGGTTGCTGATTGAAGTAGCGGCGGGGCTGCTGGAGGGCGCTGCGCCTGAGGAGCGTATTCGCGCTGAAGCCGAAGAGGAAACCGGCTATCGCGTCCACCATGTGCAGAAGGTTTTCGAAGCCTACATGAGCCCCGGTTCGGTGACTGAAAAGCTGCATTTCTTCATCGCCGAGTACGACGCGTCTTCGAAAGTCAGTGATGGCGGCGGGCTGGAGGAAGAAACCGAAGAACTGGAAGTGCTGGAGTGGAAGTTCGACGAGGCGCTGGCGGCGTTTTATCGCGGGGAGATCTGCGATGCCAAGACCATCATGCTGCTGCAGTATGCGGCGATGAAGGATGTCTTCGGAGCGGTTTGA
- a CDS encoding hemerythrin domain-containing protein, with translation MNIFEALRESHDRQRSYADALIQTRGDTPERVEAYKRLKSELQAHATAEERHFYMPLMEFDNGVDLSRHAISEHHEMDEMMEALDATEMSSPSWLATAKKLSEKVHHHLKEEEQKFFQMAGKLLDDQQKETLAGEYQKEYKAQLS, from the coding sequence GTGAACATTTTTGAAGCCTTGCGCGAAAGCCACGACCGTCAGCGAAGCTATGCCGATGCACTGATTCAAACCCGTGGCGACACCCCGGAACGGGTCGAGGCTTACAAACGGCTCAAATCCGAGCTTCAGGCCCACGCAACCGCTGAAGAACGCCATTTCTACATGCCGCTGATGGAGTTCGACAACGGCGTGGATCTTAGCCGCCATGCCATCTCCGAACACCACGAAATGGACGAGATGATGGAAGCGCTGGATGCCACCGAAATGTCCAGTCCGTCCTGGTTGGCAACGGCGAAAAAACTCTCGGAGAAGGTCCATCACCACCTCAAAGAGGAGGAGCAGAAGTTCTTTCAGATGGCCGGCAAGTTACTCGACGACCAACAGAAAGAAACCCTCGCCGGGGAGTATCAGAAAGAATACAAGGCGCAACTTTCCTGA
- a CDS encoding GNAT family N-acetyltransferase, translating to MTLRIELSKNATQEEREAILTPLRAYNAAKAGATVSEQIALLVRNDSDEILGGLYGRVFYQWFFIELLSVPELARGQGMGSKLMQMAEDLAREKECIGIWLDTFDFQAPVFYKKHGYSELGHIADYPPGHKRFFFQKRLG from the coding sequence ATGACCCTGCGAATCGAATTGTCGAAAAATGCCACTCAGGAGGAGCGCGAGGCGATCCTCACACCGCTGCGCGCCTACAACGCCGCAAAGGCCGGGGCCACGGTGTCGGAGCAAATTGCTTTGCTGGTACGCAATGACAGCGACGAGATTCTCGGCGGGCTTTATGGCCGAGTGTTTTACCAGTGGTTTTTCATTGAGTTGTTGTCGGTGCCTGAGCTGGCCCGGGGGCAAGGGATGGGCTCGAAGCTGATGCAGATGGCCGAAGACCTGGCGCGGGAAAAGGAATGCATCGGGATCTGGCTGGACACCTTCGACTTCCAGGCGCCGGTGTTTTACAAGAAGCACGGCTACAGCGAGTTGGGGCATATTGCCGACTACCCGCCGGGCCACAAGCGCTTCTTCTTCCAGAAGCGTTTGGGCTGA
- a CDS encoding DUF6388 family protein, translating into MAATEQQHEQALKKFLDERPELRVELDNLNPLLAQAKGVTAAQYRDERLHEAFEAEAERLGLFAWELTLQLTAATPEDYQAQRLEVHKEVAEMAGMDWLEYCELYGLTK; encoded by the coding sequence ATGGCGGCAACCGAACAGCAACACGAGCAGGCGCTGAAAAAGTTTCTCGATGAGCGTCCTGAACTGCGCGTCGAACTGGATAACCTGAATCCACTGTTGGCCCAGGCCAAGGGCGTGACGGCCGCGCAGTACCGCGACGAGCGCTTGCATGAAGCGTTCGAAGCCGAGGCTGAGCGCCTGGGTTTGTTTGCCTGGGAGCTGACGTTGCAACTGACCGCCGCCACGCCTGAGGATTACCAGGCCCAGCGCCTGGAGGTGCATAAGGAAGTCGCGGAGATGGCCGGCATGGACTGGCTGGAATATTGCGAGTTATATGGGTTAACCAAATAA
- a CDS encoding YoaK family protein has translation MLPSPSGARATPGHLHTHKWRGRIGLSMVASLSVLAGMTDAIGFMASGDFVSFMSGNTTRLAVAISDGDLGLTLRLVILVATFVAGNALGIVVSRFGGRRALPLLLCIATLLCGAAAWPYETQLPALLATIIAMGMLNAAVEEVNGLPVGLTYVTGALSRFGRGLGRWMLGERRNGWRVQLVPWTGMFAGAVIGALLEHHLGLKALFVSGLLAGALGLLSLKIPRRWQLGYMPR, from the coding sequence ATGCTCCCTTCTCCTTCAGGCGCCCGGGCCACGCCGGGCCATCTGCATACTCACAAATGGCGCGGACGCATCGGCCTGTCGATGGTCGCCAGTTTGTCGGTCCTCGCCGGTATGACCGATGCCATCGGCTTCATGGCCAGCGGCGACTTCGTGTCCTTCATGAGCGGCAACACCACCCGCCTGGCCGTGGCGATCAGCGATGGTGATCTTGGGTTGACCCTGCGCCTGGTAATCCTCGTGGCCACATTCGTCGCTGGCAACGCCCTGGGCATTGTCGTCAGCCGTTTCGGAGGTCGTCGGGCGTTGCCGTTGCTGCTGTGCATCGCCACCCTGCTCTGTGGCGCAGCGGCCTGGCCCTACGAAACGCAATTGCCGGCGCTGCTGGCGACGATCATCGCCATGGGCATGCTCAATGCCGCCGTGGAAGAGGTGAATGGACTGCCGGTCGGCCTGACCTACGTCACCGGCGCGCTGTCGCGGTTCGGCCGTGGGCTGGGGCGCTGGATGCTTGGCGAGCGGCGCAATGGCTGGCGGGTGCAGTTGGTTCCGTGGACCGGGATGTTTGCCGGCGCGGTGATTGGGGCTTTACTGGAGCATCATCTGGGGCTCAAGGCGCTGTTTGTCAGCGGGCTGCTGGCCGGGGCGCTGGGGTTGCTGTCGTTGAAGATACCGCGGCGTTGGCAGTTGGGTTATATGCCGCGCTGA